atgaatgtgCATTCATTTTTGGTGATCCTTTTAAGATCTGATTTAATACATAAGAACCCATTTTGGTTCTTTGAAACTAGCATGAAGCAAGTACTCATGCAATTGCCATCACTCAATTCTATTTATCATCGATTACATTTATCATCCTAGAGACCCCTAAATTAGATTCATTATGCTTTGATggtaaagaaagaagaggaaaaaaaatagtcttttctttattttaacagaaggaaaaagtggTACCCAGGAAGCCACAGGACAAGCCGTGTCCACAGCACGTCCACCAACAGGTATGAAATATGGAAGTTATTTCCTGGTCACCTGGCACagcatttggaaattaaaaataaatttattgataGCCTTCAAAAGGAAACTGATGTTATACacaaaacaggggtgcctgggtggctcagtcagctaagcatgaacctcagctcaggtcacgatctcaaggttcccccacccccccacccccgttgagtttgcactcagcaggaagcctgcttcttcctctccctctgcccctcccctgctcatgctctctctctctctcactctctctttcgcTTTctcaaataagattttatttatttatttgagagagagagagagagagaaggaaagcagactccctgctgagcagagagcccaacatgcgGCTTGATCTGAGGATctccagatcacgacctgagccaaagtcagaggtttaagtgactgaaccacccaggtgccctcaaataaaatctttaaaaaaaattttaaagctgacAAAACAAATATCTTAAGTTTCCTAGTGTATTACAtagagaaacattttatatttcaaattcctttcctttttctattttcagttaCAAACTCTGCTCCCAGACATTCTCTTGAAGTGCTATTTCTGTCTGATTAAATAAATCCCATGCCTAGAAACTGAACAAAGTAAAACTGGAACCTCCTAGTTGCCatatgaaaaaaagtaattagtGTGTGTCCATTTTAACATATAGCCAGGGATCTCCTTTCCTAAGATTGTGGCAGTTTTAAAGTCAAATAAATTAGGAACATTAGAATCTAACTCTAGTTTCCAGTCCTGCCTCAACTGTGGGTTTGAGATATCAAGTCCTGGATTAGTGGCATATCAAATATATAGGCCTACAACAGTTCTGACTTGTTTCTTTGCTGGGACATTGCTTCCCCATCCAgaaaattgtgagaaaaaaaatgtttttaggaaataaattttttaaaaacaagtattttaaagaatgataCTCCTTTGTCATTAGCTTTTCCCCATGTGGACTTCTTGCTATGAAACTGTCTTCCTTTTACTAATGCCAAGGGCTTCCTTTGTTTCAGGTAAACGACTGAAGAAAACACCTGAGAAGAAAACTGGCAATAAAGGTAAGAGTCCATATATCCATTGAGGAAAATAAcattctctcccctttcctccctcctcttgtaACTGCTAACAGAAAGACTTGTTTGGGTATTTACAGACTGTAAAGCAGACATTGCATTTCTGATTGATGGAAGTTTCAATATTGGGCAGCGCCGATTTAATCTACAGAAGAATTTTGTTGGCAAAGTGGCTCTAATGTTGGGAATTGGAACAGAAGGACCACATGTGGGCCTTGTTCAAGCCAGGTACCAATCTTATTAAAGTGGGTGGAAACTTGATGATAAATGATCAATCCTTTTAGTGGATACATGCGTTTTAGTTCAATATACACATACTGAGTTGTGGACAGTCTGAGTTCCCATACTATAAATAAAGGATTTAAGATTGCCTAAGCAGACTAGGTAAGTCTAAGTGCTTCCTTTCTGGAATAAAAAGATTGAGAATTATATGCTATTTGAAGACCAGAAGGTAGACTAAAAGGTTTTGTTGCTCATACTAATTACCTCTGTACATACATTCTGCTCAATTCCCAATTCCTCTTTGCCAAAAAAACTAATAGGTCTATTCCTCCTCCCTATTCTGtcattcttttaaacatttcccATAGTTCCTTGGAGATCTGAAGCTCAACctcttaaattttattcatttaaaaataatgttgatgGCTTTTAGGATTATAATATGCTCACTCTAGAAAGCTTGAAAAACATGTAGAGcacaagaaagaaaaccaatttCCCAAATATGCCCCTCAGAGATAAtcactataaaatgttttataaccccctttattttaaaaaatattttattcatttatttgagagagagagagagagagagaatgactggAGGGAAGGttgtagggagagggagaagcagactccccactaagcagggagactgacatggggctcaattccaagaccctgggatcatgacttgagctgaaggcagctcttAAGCCACTGATTAATCTTTTGTACCTGTGTGtataattgaagtatagttgacacacaatgttacattaaattcaggtgtacagcatagtgattcaacatttctatatgTTACTCTATGCTTACTgtaagtgtagctaccatttgtcTCCATAGGATGCTATTACATGCAAATGACTACATTCTTTatgctgtatattttatttcacagctGGAAGCCTGCAACTCCCACTCTTCCTCACCCATTTTGCCTGTCCCCTACCCTTCTACATATGTGTGTTGCTTTTTCAAAAGCTCCAACTAAAAAAATATCTCATGTCCTATTTTTTCATCCCTTAGTATTTTGAGCATTTTACCAGATGACAActacttttcaaaaaatgatgtttggggtgcctgggtgtctcagtcagttaagcaactgactcttgatttcagctcaggtcatgcatgatctcagagtcgtgagatccagccccatgtgggccccgtgctgggtgtggagcctacttaagattctctctctccctgccccacctcccctaCCCAACTACTCACCCccgctcatgcacacactcttaaaaaaaagttttataatgtTCCTTTGCGTGATTATTTGCTtaaccattgttttttttaaccattacATATTACATTGTGATTAACATCCTTATGTCATCTTTGTGCCATCTTTGATTAGTTCATTAGACTAGATTCCTAAAAGTGAGATTTGTATCAAAAGGTTCTGACATTTTTAAGACTTCTGATACAAAGTTAAATTGCTTTCTAGAAAGCTGATCCAGTTTAAACTGCTATCAGCAGTGTGTGAGTGTAGCACCAGTATAACAAATATTAATgtctatttcatttgttcttattttttacaaCTGGTTCTTAATTTAGATAGATTTTTTTGGTATGAGAATTTAACtttgttttctacataatttaaccattttcccacacctttaaaacaaatgagcttcttattccattgatttatcaattttatatacAAGTTTAGGCAAGTCAGTTTCCTTGATCTATAAGccaattttacatattttctacaATGCTTTGATAATTGTAGCTTTAGTGTCATTTTAACATCCCAGGGGGCAAATTCCCCTCAGTacctttcttcttaatttttttttccttgcacttTGTATCCAATTCTTTTTCAAAACGAAAGCTACACTATCTTGTAGTCTCAAAGACAAGCTTCTCTATAAACTTCTTGGCttatagttttcatattttaggaaaaacaccaaaataaactATATCAAGAGTTTATATTTAGGCAGAAAAACAGAACATATCATTAAGGATGCAAAAACAAGACTAAATCTCATCCACAATTTAGATAGTTGAAAAGTgaccattaaaatgaaaaggttgggcagcctcagtggcgcagcggtttagcaccacttgcagcccacggtgtgatcctggagacccttgatcaagtcccacatcgggctctctgcatggggcctgcttctccctctgcctgtatctctgcctctcattctctgtgtttctatgaataaataaataaaatctttaaaaaaataaaaataaaataaaatgaaaaggttatCAACCCATAATATCTGATTTTGTGACCTAGCATTCCACCAGATATACAGAAATACAACCAGTGCTATACTTGTCCCTCAAAATTCTTGACTTCGTGGCAACTGATAATACTGAGATCTTAAAATGTTGCACTTAATGAAATACTGACTTATCTAAAAACTAAACACAACAAATGGTGCTTTAACTGTTTTTACTCAGCATGGTCTCTAAAGAACAGTGATAAAAATGAGCTGAAATCCTTTtactattaaaatggaaaatccctggggcacctgggtggctcagtggttgagcatctgcctttggctccggttgtgatcctggggtcctggaatcgagtcccacatcaggctcctcccagggagcctgcttctctctgtgcctctctctgtgtgtctctgatgactaaataaaatctaaaataaataaactcccaGATCTTATAATATACATTAGGATTGATGTCAGTATCATTATAACAGAAATATTGTAATActtcacagttttattttcttgtaccttctcaattttaaaatgttaatccCAGTGTCCTTGACATTGCCTCTCTTCTGACCAGAAACCTGATTATTTTATAGACCGACACTGTTGAGTACTTCCAGAGTCTCGCACTGGAACAGACCTAGCCTCACACCCAGCCTCCTTCCAACTCTCTGCTGCCCAACTCTGCAGATTTCCATGAAGTGGTGCTCTGGGCCAGGCCTGTTTTCAGGGGCACCATATAGTTTAGGCATGGACTCTGGAACCAGACAAACCTGAATATGAAGTGCAGCTATGTTTTGTTGGACAAGTTACCTAAatgttctgagcctcagtttcgtCATTTATGTAGTAAGGATAATAGTTTCTGCCTTGTGAAGTTATAATGAAatgatatatgtaatatgtatttagCATATTACCCAGAATAAAATAAACCCTCAAGGTAGCAATGGTTTTTGGTACATTTCTGCAAGAGGCCTTAAAATTCAAATGAGGAGGCAATACCTTAATTGACTGTATACTACAGAATTAAGAAACTTAGGCATTGTctgatttatagatttttttctaaggtATATAATGTTGCTTGTTTTAGCTTTCCAGTTCTCCCTAGgtaacattttttcatttttccacttaGTGAACATCccaaaatagaattttacttGAAAAACTTTACATCACCCAAAGATGTTTTGTTTGCCATAAAGGAAGTGGGTTTCAGAGGGGGTAATTCCAATACAGGTAAGTAGACTTTGGCATCTGGGATGTAATAGAGGAGAGGGTTATGAGTGATCAGACATGCAGAACAGCATTAGGCTATTTTATATAAGCAGATGTGAAACTCTTCCTCCTGACACTGAAATCTTGACTAGGTTTGTACTTGATCATCTAAGATACTcaatttataatggaaaatatacCAAAGTGCTCATTAATAGTGctgtttaaaacacaaaaaaagaattgtgcTTTATTATCCTTATATTGGGTAGGACAGATAGCCGCTTTAGAGAAGGCCCTGTTCAGCAtgttaaaaagaagcaaagatcAACAGACTGatttaataaatgcagaaagagCTAGAGTAGCACTATAGACCCTCTGAAGGGACATTTCTTGTTCTGAGTCTTTAGTGGTACTAGTCAGTCATTAAGGGGATAGATAGCAAAAGTACAGTAGTGGGAGTCAGTTGTGTTTCTGACTGATGATTGATGTACGGTAAGGAAACATAAGGCTTCTGGGAGGTGATGGGGGAAGTAATGTGGGTtgtgaagccaaaaaaaaaaaaaaaaaaaagcctcatggATAAACTTTCCCATCTATTAGAGAACTAAGTTCTATGTAAGTTAAATTCTTAAACTTTTGGTGGCTTCAAGTTGGTACGGGGAAATAGAGATATCATTTGAACAGTGGTGCTGTTCCAGCTTACTTCTTTTTCAAACCTAGGAAAAGCCTTGAAGCATACTGCCCAGAAATTCTTCACAGCCAACACTGGAGTAAGAAGAGGGATCCCCAAAGTGGTGGTGGTATTTATTGATGGCTGGCCTTCTGATGACATTGAGGAAGCAGGCATTGTGGCCAGAGAATTTGGTGTCAATGTATTTATAGTTTCTGTGGCCAAGCCTATCCCTGAGGAGCTGGGGATGGTTCAGGATGTTGCGTTTATTGACAAGGTAAGGAGGTGAAGGTGTCTTATGTTACAGTAGTGATTTAGTTTTGGGCCTCAAGGCATAGTGCTGACTGGCCCTTACCTGGATTAACTTTGAACAGTCAagatagaaacattaaaaaaaaaaactataaaaacattctataatttttaagaagaaataattttatgtctCACCCATAGGCTGTCTGTCGGAATAATGGCTTCTTCTCTTACCACATGCCTAATTGGTTTGGCACCACAAAATATGTAAAGCCTCTGGTACAGAAACTCTGCAGTCATGAGCAAATGATGTGCAGCAAGACCTGTTACAACTCAGTGAACATTGCCTTTCTAATTGATGGCTCTAGCAGTGTTGGAGACAGTAATTTTCACCTCATGCTTGAATTTGTTTCCAACATAGCCAAGACTTTTGAAATCTCAGACATTGGTGCCAAGATAGCTGCTGTACAGTTCACCTATGATCAGCGCACAGAATTCAGTTTCACTGATTATAGCACCAAAGAGAATGTCCTAGCTGTTATCAGAAACATTCGCTACATGAGTGGTGGAACAGCTACAGGTGATGCCATCTCCTTCACGGTTAGAAATGTGTTTGGTCCCGTGAGGGATAGCCCCAACAAGAACTTCCTGGTAATTGTCACAGATGGACAGTCCTATGATGATGTTCGaggtcctgctgctgctgcacaTGATGCAGGTAAGGTTCTTGTCCTTTGGGTAGGGAACGGAGGGGTTCTGTaagttttgtaaatataaacttagacatttattttattgaacaAACACATTATGGTATTGTTCAAAGAGCTTTACCCAGTATTAGCTGACTTGTCAAACCAGCCCTATGAATCTCATTATAtggacaaagaaacaaatttccTCAAAACCACATAGCTAGCAAGTGGTGAgtattcaaacccaggcagtatGTATTATTGGGAGAATTGCCATGAGAATCATGTCATATGTCAAGGAAACATGTTACAAGTGCTTATGTTTGACTCAAACTTGGAATATGTCCCCCCAAAATCACAGTTTATCATAATTTACCATGAATCTATTTGAtaattaatccttttttttagtagttttgaGTCTGGCATGAATTTTCTTAGATGATAAGGTCACCAGTAGACTTTAATTCTATTCCATCtaaatttccttttaactttttcttcttgAGATAATAAAAACACACTCTGCTGTTGTAAAAGGGTATAAAGAGGTCTTCTTTCTCCCTTACCCCAACCTTAATATTACTTTTGGCAAAGCCCactttttcctgaaaatattagCATAATGTGTTGCTGAGATCAAATAGGGCAACAAAAAGCTAGCATTCCCTTTCCAGGGATGAAACCGAGTGATTGCAGTCCAATAATACCTAAAAAGCAAAACGCTAACTTGGGAGAGGGGAATTAACAGCCTTGCGTTTTTCTATACTCCTACATACGTTCTTTTCCCTATTTAG
This Canis lupus familiaris isolate Mischka breed German Shepherd chromosome 8, alternate assembly UU_Cfam_GSD_1.0, whole genome shotgun sequence DNA region includes the following protein-coding sequences:
- the COCH gene encoding cochlin; amino-acid sequence: MSAAWIPVLGLGVCLLLLLPEPAGSDGAVPIAITCFTRGLDIRKEKADVLCPGGCSLEEFSVFGNIVYASVSSICGAAVHRGVISNSGGPVRIYSLPGRENYSSVVANGIQSQTLSRWSASFTVTKGKSGTQEATGQAVSTARPPTGKRLKKTPEKKTGNKDCKADIAFLIDGSFNIGQRRFNLQKNFVGKVALMLGIGTEGPHVGLVQASEHPKIEFYLKNFTSPKDVLFAIKEVGFRGGNSNTGKALKHTAQKFFTANTGVRRGIPKVVVVFIDGWPSDDIEEAGIVAREFGVNVFIVSVAKPIPEELGMVQDVAFIDKAVCRNNGFFSYHMPNWFGTTKYVKPLVQKLCSHEQMMCSKTCYNSVNIAFLIDGSSSVGDSNFHLMLEFVSNIAKTFEISDIGAKIAAVQFTYDQRTEFSFTDYSTKENVLAVIRNIRYMSGGTATGDAISFTVRNVFGPVRDSPNKNFLVIVTDGQSYDDVRGPAAAAHDAGITIFSVGVAWAPLDDLKDMASKPKESHAFFTREFTGLEPIVSDVIRGICRDFLESQQ